A region from the Actinoplanes sp. OR16 genome encodes:
- a CDS encoding GntR family transcriptional regulator, which translates to MKRSTLSEDVYATLRSAVLEHSLAPGDRLNIDALARELEVSPTPVREALARMESEGLVRKRALAGYTVSPLLTRDEFADLFDMRLLLECAAARRAATHATDEQRSELLVQAAFTVGSDAEGTWHAAFTAQDAQLHHLVAEASASPLLLDAFTRLHAHLHLHRRYFPYSHAAVTHQEHHALAQAIAGRDPGGAEDAMRRHLEKARDRHLAAFTQ; encoded by the coding sequence GTGAAGCGCTCGACCCTGAGCGAAGACGTCTACGCCACCCTGCGCTCCGCCGTCCTGGAGCACAGCCTGGCCCCCGGCGACCGCCTCAACATCGACGCCCTGGCTCGCGAGCTGGAGGTCTCCCCCACGCCGGTGCGTGAAGCGCTCGCCCGGATGGAGTCCGAGGGCCTGGTCCGCAAACGCGCGCTCGCCGGCTACACGGTCAGCCCGCTGCTGACCCGCGACGAATTCGCCGACCTCTTCGACATGCGCCTCCTGCTGGAATGCGCCGCCGCCCGCCGCGCCGCCACGCACGCCACCGACGAGCAGCGATCGGAACTGCTCGTCCAGGCCGCCTTCACCGTCGGCAGTGACGCCGAAGGAACCTGGCACGCCGCCTTCACCGCGCAGGACGCCCAGCTGCACCACCTGGTCGCGGAGGCGTCAGCCAGCCCGCTCCTGCTCGACGCCTTCACCCGGTTGCACGCGCACCTCCACCTGCACCGGCGCTACTTCCCCTACTCCCACGCCGCCGTCACCCACCAGGAACATCACGCCCTGGCCCAGGCCATCGCCGGCCGCGACCCCGGCGGCGCCGAGGACGCGATGCGCCGGCACCTCGAGAAGGCGCGCGACCGCCACCTCGCCGCGTTCACGCAGTGA
- a CDS encoding enolase C-terminal domain-like protein, which translates to MRIIDFRTSDIRFPTSRQLDGSDAMNPDPDYSAAYVVLHADNGLTGHGFTFTIGRGNEVCRAAIDALAPFVVGQPIDDLGEFARRLTHDSQIRWLGPEKGVVHLAAAALINAAWDLAAKAAGKPVWRLLADMTPRQVVDLVDWRYLSDALTPAEALDLLEAARPSSAERIAFLETHGYPAYTTSPGWLGYSDEKLVRLAGEAVADGYRLIKLKVGDDLDDDIRRMRLARATVGDGIRIAVDANQRWDVGQAVEWMTALAPYDPWWIEEPTSPDDVLGHAAIRRRLRPAGIRVATGEHVQNRIIFKQLLQADAVDVVQIDACRVAGVNENVAILLLAAKFGVPVCPHAGGVGLCELVQHLSAFDFVAVSGSLTDRAIEYVDHLHEHFIDPVVIRDGAYRLPAAPGFSAEMRPETLQHFAYPGGPAWA; encoded by the coding sequence ATGAGGATCATCGATTTTCGTACGTCGGACATCCGCTTCCCCACCTCCCGTCAATTGGACGGCTCCGACGCCATGAACCCCGACCCGGACTACTCGGCTGCCTACGTCGTCCTGCACGCCGACAACGGCCTGACGGGTCACGGGTTCACCTTCACCATCGGCCGTGGCAACGAGGTGTGCCGCGCGGCGATCGACGCGCTGGCCCCGTTCGTGGTCGGGCAGCCGATCGACGATCTCGGAGAGTTCGCGCGGCGGCTCACCCACGACTCGCAGATCCGCTGGCTCGGCCCGGAGAAGGGCGTCGTCCACCTGGCCGCGGCCGCGCTGATCAACGCGGCGTGGGATCTGGCCGCCAAGGCAGCCGGCAAACCGGTCTGGCGGCTGCTCGCCGACATGACCCCGCGGCAGGTCGTCGATCTGGTCGACTGGCGGTACCTGAGCGACGCGCTCACCCCGGCCGAGGCTCTTGATCTCCTCGAAGCGGCTCGTCCCTCTTCTGCCGAGCGCATCGCCTTTCTGGAGACGCACGGCTATCCGGCGTACACCACGTCGCCGGGCTGGCTCGGTTACAGCGACGAGAAGCTGGTGCGGCTGGCCGGCGAGGCGGTCGCCGACGGCTACCGGCTGATCAAACTGAAGGTCGGCGACGACCTGGACGACGACATCCGGCGGATGCGTCTCGCCCGTGCCACCGTCGGCGACGGCATCCGGATCGCCGTCGACGCCAACCAGCGCTGGGACGTCGGGCAGGCCGTCGAGTGGATGACGGCGCTCGCCCCGTACGACCCGTGGTGGATCGAGGAACCCACCAGCCCCGACGACGTCCTCGGGCACGCGGCGATCCGCCGCCGGCTGCGACCGGCCGGCATCCGGGTGGCGACCGGCGAACACGTACAGAATCGGATCATCTTCAAACAGTTGCTGCAGGCCGATGCGGTGGACGTCGTCCAGATCGACGCCTGCCGGGTCGCCGGCGTCAACGAGAACGTGGCGATCCTGCTGCTCGCCGCGAAGTTCGGCGTGCCGGTCTGCCCGCACGCCGGCGGCGTCGGCCTCTGCGAACTGGTCCAGCACCTGTCGGCATTCGACTTCGTGGCCGTGTCCGGTTCGCTGACCGACCGCGCCATCGAGTACGTCGACCACCTGCACGAGCACTTCATCGACCCGGTCGTGATCCGCGACGGCGCCTACCGGCTTCCCGCGGCGCCGGGTTTCTCGGCCGAGATGCGCCCCGAGACGCTGCAGCACTTCGCCTATCCCGGAGGTCCCGCATGGGCATGA
- a CDS encoding fumarylacetoacetate hydrolase family protein, whose translation MRYLRVGPAGRERPVASSGGRFYDLSAVTGDITGEFLAAGGITSIDGLPEIDISGERRGAPITRPGVILCVGQNYAAHAAESGAEPPTVPIMFYKAPNTIVGPEDDVLIPRGSERTDWEVELGVVIGRTARYLDSPADAAGHIAGYVLSNDVSEREYQLDRSGGQWSKGKSCETFNPLGPWLATPDEVPGPLRLRSRVNGEPRQDSTTSDMIFDVEYLIWHLSQYTVLEPGDLINTGTPQGVALSGRFPYLTAGDVVEVEIDGLGRQRSLLRDAS comes from the coding sequence GTGAGGTACCTGCGAGTCGGACCCGCCGGACGGGAGCGGCCGGTCGCTTCCAGCGGCGGGAGGTTCTACGACCTGTCCGCGGTGACCGGCGACATCACCGGCGAATTCCTCGCTGCCGGCGGCATCACCTCGATCGACGGCCTGCCCGAAATCGATATCTCCGGTGAACGCCGTGGCGCTCCGATCACCCGGCCCGGCGTCATCCTCTGCGTCGGGCAGAACTACGCCGCGCACGCCGCCGAGTCCGGCGCCGAACCGCCGACCGTGCCGATCATGTTCTACAAGGCGCCGAACACGATCGTCGGCCCGGAGGACGACGTGCTGATCCCGCGAGGCTCGGAACGCACCGACTGGGAGGTGGAGCTCGGCGTCGTGATCGGCCGTACCGCTCGCTACCTGGACTCGCCCGCCGACGCCGCCGGGCACATCGCCGGCTACGTGCTGTCGAACGACGTGTCCGAAAGGGAATATCAGCTCGACCGGTCGGGCGGGCAGTGGTCGAAGGGCAAGTCCTGCGAGACGTTCAACCCGCTCGGACCGTGGCTGGCCACCCCCGACGAGGTGCCCGGGCCGCTGCGACTGCGCAGCCGGGTCAACGGCGAGCCCCGCCAGGACTCCACGACCTCCGACATGATCTTCGATGTCGAGTACCTGATCTGGCATCTCTCGCAATACACCGTGCTCGAACCGGGCGACCTGATCAACACCGGGACACCGCAGGGGGTGGCGCTCTCCGGCCGATTCCCCTACCTCACCGCCGGAGATGTGGTCGAGGTCGAGATCGACGGGCTCGGGCGGCAGCGCAGCCTCCTCCGGGACGCTTCATGA
- a CDS encoding amidohydrolase, producing the protein MIVDAHHHLWTADYPWLQDPALEAIRRDYTVADLRDSLRAAAVDRTVLIEAGRCDAAETTAFLRIAQETPEIAGVVGWADLTDSDLAATIERHRAGTGGHLLAGIRDQVQASADDHLDRPDVRTGLRAVASAGLVNELVVRTSQLPSVARAAAALPGSTFVLDHLGKPPIAAGGFEEWRKQITAVAARPNVVAKLSGLVTEADWAVWTPQDLRPYVETAAELFGADRLMFGSDWPVCEVAATYTQVKEALSELLGGLPPDVFGGTAIHTYHLELM; encoded by the coding sequence GTGATCGTCGACGCGCACCATCACCTGTGGACCGCTGACTATCCGTGGTTGCAGGACCCGGCGCTGGAGGCGATCCGGCGCGACTACACGGTCGCTGACCTGCGGGACTCCCTTCGAGCGGCGGCTGTCGATCGTACCGTGCTGATCGAAGCCGGACGATGCGACGCTGCGGAGACCACCGCGTTCCTGCGCATCGCGCAGGAGACCCCGGAGATAGCGGGCGTCGTCGGATGGGCGGACCTGACCGATTCCGATCTGGCCGCCACCATCGAGCGGCACCGGGCCGGGACCGGCGGGCACCTCTTGGCCGGCATCCGTGATCAGGTGCAGGCGTCGGCGGATGATCATCTCGACCGTCCGGATGTGCGCACCGGACTCCGGGCCGTCGCGTCCGCCGGGCTCGTCAACGAACTGGTGGTCCGCACTTCCCAATTGCCGTCGGTGGCCCGTGCGGCCGCCGCCTTGCCCGGCTCGACCTTCGTTCTCGACCACCTCGGCAAGCCGCCGATCGCCGCCGGTGGCTTCGAAGAGTGGCGGAAACAGATCACCGCGGTCGCCGCGCGGCCCAACGTCGTGGCCAAGCTGTCCGGCCTGGTCACCGAAGCGGATTGGGCCGTCTGGACACCCCAGGACCTTCGCCCGTACGTCGAGACCGCCGCCGAGCTGTTCGGCGCCGACCGCCTGATGTTCGGCTCGGATTGGCCCGTCTGCGAAGTCGCGGCCACCTACACCCAGGTCAAAGAAGCCCTGTCCGAGCTGCTCGGCGGCCTGCCTCCGGACGTCTTCGGCGGCACCGCCATCCACACCTATCACCTGGAGCTGATGTGA
- a CDS encoding DUF6232 family protein, whose translation MPVEEEPLPRVNVTDEFARDYIDHGGSPSTVGSVSPDESYPTGGRTFFRGPQAVVTGDVVGIRQGEGFTRFRMDELADVHIVRFEKRRQLWLWSNVLFVGLIVTAIGWLAERYILAVVGAAALLFAGFMLPRSSRREWSLNATYRSSRVELLRSADQREFEQVCRALQRAMEYRRL comes from the coding sequence ATGCCGGTGGAAGAAGAGCCCCTGCCGCGGGTCAACGTCACGGACGAGTTCGCCCGTGACTACATCGACCATGGGGGTTCCCCGTCGACAGTCGGGAGCGTCAGCCCCGATGAGAGCTATCCGACTGGCGGCCGCACCTTCTTCCGGGGACCGCAGGCGGTGGTGACCGGAGATGTCGTCGGAATCCGGCAAGGCGAGGGCTTCACGCGATTCCGCATGGACGAACTCGCCGACGTCCACATCGTGCGATTCGAGAAACGGCGGCAGCTCTGGCTGTGGAGCAACGTGCTGTTCGTCGGCCTGATCGTGACCGCGATCGGCTGGCTGGCGGAGAGATACATTCTGGCCGTGGTCGGCGCGGCCGCGTTGCTATTTGCCGGCTTCATGCTGCCACGGAGCTCACGACGGGAGTGGTCGCTGAACGCCACCTACCGTAGCTCCCGGGTCGAGCTCTTGCGCTCCGCCGATCAGCGCGAGTTCGAGCAGGTCTGCCGAGCTCTGCAGCGAGCGATGGAGTACCGCCGACTCTGA
- a CDS encoding mandelate racemase/muconate lactonizing enzyme family protein — translation MPVITHAEAYLVDLAVETVRTDALQTFIKQETIFVRLSTDDGGAGLGYAYTIGTGGTAVLALLRDTLLDRLPGQDPRRVEAIWRDLFLTTKATTVGAITSLALAAVDTALWDWRCRDAGQPLWLLAGGAKDRIPLYDTEGGWLHLSTEELVAGATASREAGWTGIKMKVGRTPAQDAERLGAVRAAVGPDFDVMLDANQSLTAADAIRRARLLEPYDPFWFEEPLPAEDVAGHEQVARATSIPVATGESMYAPGQFAEYLRRGAAGVVQVDVARIGGITPWLKVAHLAEAANVPVCPHFLMELHVSLCCAVPNSRYLEHIPQLRAITRSEIPIVDGQALAPSGPGLGIDWDHDAIDDRRVA, via the coding sequence GTGCCGGTCATCACTCACGCCGAGGCGTACCTGGTCGATCTCGCAGTCGAGACCGTGCGCACCGACGCTCTGCAGACGTTCATCAAGCAGGAGACGATTTTCGTACGGCTGAGCACCGATGACGGCGGCGCGGGCCTCGGCTACGCCTACACGATCGGGACCGGCGGGACCGCCGTGCTCGCCCTGTTGCGTGACACCCTCCTGGACAGGCTGCCGGGGCAGGACCCGCGCCGCGTCGAGGCGATCTGGCGCGACCTGTTCCTCACGACGAAGGCGACCACCGTCGGCGCGATCACCTCGCTGGCCCTCGCCGCCGTCGACACCGCCCTCTGGGATTGGCGCTGCCGCGACGCCGGGCAGCCGTTGTGGCTGCTCGCGGGTGGTGCGAAGGATCGGATTCCGCTGTACGACACCGAGGGCGGCTGGCTGCACCTCAGCACCGAGGAACTGGTGGCGGGCGCCACGGCGAGCCGGGAAGCCGGCTGGACGGGCATCAAGATGAAGGTGGGCCGTACCCCGGCTCAGGATGCCGAACGGCTCGGCGCCGTGCGCGCCGCGGTGGGGCCGGACTTCGACGTGATGCTCGATGCGAACCAGTCGCTGACCGCCGCCGACGCGATCCGCCGCGCCCGGCTGCTGGAACCCTACGACCCGTTCTGGTTCGAGGAGCCGCTGCCGGCCGAGGACGTGGCAGGGCACGAGCAGGTGGCACGCGCGACGTCGATTCCGGTCGCGACCGGCGAGTCGATGTACGCACCGGGCCAGTTCGCCGAATACCTCAGGCGCGGCGCGGCCGGCGTGGTGCAGGTCGACGTGGCCCGGATCGGCGGCATCACGCCGTGGCTCAAGGTCGCGCACCTGGCCGAGGCCGCGAACGTGCCGGTCTGCCCGCACTTCCTGATGGAGCTGCACGTCAGCCTCTGCTGCGCGGTGCCGAACAGCCGCTACCTGGAGCACATCCCGCAACTGCGCGCGATCACCCGGAGCGAGATCCCGATCGTCGACGGTCAGGCGCTCGCGCCGTCCGGGCCGGGGCTGGGCATCGACTGGGACCACGACGCGATCGACGACCGGAGAGTCGCATGA
- a CDS encoding aldo/keto reductase, which translates to MNPTETTTIGNVRVTRLGLGMAPLGGLFEAVGDDQARRTVDRAWELGLRLFDTAPLYGNGLAERRAGAALQGRPRGEFALSTKVGRLLRSGGGDAQDIWAEPSGVTPVFDFTRDGVLTSYRESLIRLGLDRADILHLHDPDDHLEQAIDEALPALAELRSQARIGAVSAGMNQAEALVRLVRTGLLDAVLLAGRYTLLDQSGGDELLPACAEKGVAVVAAGVFNSGLLADPHPGARYDYAPAGAALVDRAFAIQEVCHRHGVPLRAAAIQFPAEHPAVTCVLVGARTPAEVEDAVRMAAVPIPAVLWSDLRDRGLIA; encoded by the coding sequence ATGAATCCGACGGAGACGACCACGATCGGGAACGTCCGGGTCACCCGCCTCGGCCTCGGCATGGCGCCGCTCGGCGGGCTGTTCGAGGCGGTCGGCGACGACCAGGCGCGACGGACCGTGGACCGGGCGTGGGAACTGGGCCTGCGCCTCTTCGACACGGCGCCGCTCTACGGCAACGGCTTGGCCGAGCGACGGGCCGGCGCGGCTCTGCAGGGGAGACCGCGCGGCGAGTTCGCGCTGTCGACGAAGGTCGGGCGGCTGTTGCGCAGCGGGGGCGGGGACGCCCAGGACATCTGGGCCGAACCCAGCGGGGTGACGCCGGTCTTCGACTTCACCCGCGACGGCGTGCTCACCTCGTACCGGGAAAGCCTGATCCGTCTCGGACTCGACCGGGCCGACATCCTGCACCTGCACGACCCGGACGATCACCTCGAACAGGCCATCGACGAGGCGCTGCCCGCCCTCGCCGAACTGCGTTCGCAAGCGCGGATCGGTGCGGTGTCGGCCGGGATGAATCAAGCGGAGGCGCTGGTCCGGCTGGTACGCACCGGGCTGCTCGACGCGGTGCTGCTGGCCGGCAGGTACACGCTGCTCGACCAGTCCGGCGGAGATGAGCTGCTGCCGGCGTGCGCGGAGAAGGGCGTCGCGGTGGTCGCTGCCGGAGTGTTCAATTCCGGACTGCTCGCCGATCCACATCCGGGCGCTCGATACGACTATGCGCCGGCCGGCGCCGCGCTGGTCGACCGGGCGTTCGCGATCCAGGAGGTCTGCCATCGGCACGGTGTCCCGCTGCGGGCCGCCGCGATCCAGTTCCCGGCCGAGCACCCCGCGGTGACCTGCGTCCTCGTCGGCGCACGCACGCCGGCGGAGGTCGAGGACGCGGTCCGGATGGCCGCCGTGCCGATCCCCGCCGTCCTGTGGAGTGATCTCCGGGATCGAGGGCTGATCGCGTGA
- a CDS encoding SDR family NAD(P)-dependent oxidoreductase, producing MIDSSAGLAFTVPAFTGLVAVVTGGGSGIGAAVTASLRAQGALVGVLDLNPGAPADGLLPVVADVADRESLTSAMAAVALTYGGIDILINNAGISAVGGIDANDDEEWHRVLDVNVVGMARATSAALPYLRRSPAAAIVNISSIAATAGLVQRALYSASKGAVHALTLATAADLVGDGIRVNCVAPGTVDTPWVERLLARTGDPAGERARLEGRQPTGRLVTAEEVAGAVTYLASPASAATTGMSLAVDGGMSGLRPPPRG from the coding sequence ATGATCGACTCTTCTGCCGGCCTCGCCTTCACCGTTCCCGCCTTCACCGGCCTCGTCGCCGTGGTGACCGGAGGCGGCTCCGGCATCGGCGCGGCCGTCACCGCTTCGCTGCGGGCGCAGGGGGCGCTGGTCGGGGTGCTCGACCTGAACCCCGGCGCCCCCGCCGACGGCCTGCTGCCCGTGGTCGCCGACGTGGCCGACCGCGAGTCGCTGACCTCCGCCATGGCCGCGGTCGCGCTCACGTACGGCGGGATCGACATCCTGATCAACAACGCCGGGATCAGCGCGGTAGGCGGCATCGACGCCAACGACGACGAGGAGTGGCACCGCGTGCTCGACGTCAACGTGGTGGGCATGGCCCGCGCCACCAGCGCGGCGTTGCCGTACCTGCGCCGCAGCCCCGCCGCCGCGATCGTCAACATCTCCTCGATCGCGGCGACGGCCGGCCTGGTGCAGCGGGCCCTCTACTCCGCCTCCAAGGGCGCCGTGCACGCGCTGACCCTCGCCACCGCCGCCGACCTGGTAGGCGACGGCATCCGCGTCAACTGCGTGGCACCGGGCACGGTGGACACACCGTGGGTGGAACGACTGCTCGCCCGCACCGGCGATCCGGCGGGGGAGCGGGCGCGGCTGGAGGGCCGCCAGCCCACCGGCCGCCTGGTGACGGCCGAGGAGGTGGCCGGCGCGGTCACCTACCTGGCATCCCCGGCGTCAGCAGCCACCACGGGGATGTCCCTGGCCGTCGACGGCGGGATGTCCGGCCTGCGACCACCGCCGCGCGGGTAA